ATTATGGTGGAGGCCATTTCTCATATCAGCATCATCATATCTTTCTTTTGAGTTGGTTTCCCGGTGTTTGTGCAGTTAATACCCACATCAAATACTACATGCACATCACTAACACTAACTATCGTGCTCCCATGTTACTCGATTAATTCGAATTTGTGTTCTACCACcttatttactttctttttttcaatctaataatatatatttgtacAAGTGTTAATTTCACGGCAACTTGTAATTTTATTCGTCTATTTCGAAATTTTGTGCATTTGTATTATTTCAAATTAACTTTTACGTTACGATAAAAATAATAATGGCATGAGAAATGCAGGGAATCTGCAGTttaatgtgatatgtatatatataaaaaaacaaaaacaaaaaaactaatcacaattaaataataatattagtgcaaaataaaaacaaacaaagaaaacCAGAGTAGTAACCGGTTATTTCTATATTCTTTCAAATCAAAATTAATGATACGTTAATTTTCGTCTGATTCATTAATAAATGatgtacgttttttttttattttcaaactaTTGTAGTCAAAAAAAAATGTGTAGCTTTACACAAAGTTTAAGGTTGCATTAATTCACTTTTCTTAGAGAGAATCATATTAATAAAGACATAAACCAAACTAAAGCCAACGATGGCTCAAAGGCGGTGCCTTAAGTGGGACCGAGCACCACCAACTGCGATCATTGCCGTCAAAATCATCGGCATACAGCGCAAGTTGGCGTCCACGtagataaatatataaatataaaaggaTGGCGTGGAAAACTTTGATTAAGCCCCCATCAAGCCTCCACTCTTTAGAAACCGCCCTTAATGGCCTTGGCCCCACTTGGTGATGCTTTCTAGGTCGGATTCTCGTGGCAGTGGCCCCCACTTGCAGCCGTCTGATGTGTGCCATGCTGGAGCACACTCATCACTCTGATCAGCCTCTACCTTCTCACCTCCACAAAATCTCCGCTTCTTATATGTACTAAAATGCCCATTACGGGTTTATTGAATCATAGTCCATAGTAGTGTCTGGCGTTAGGCATTTTAGGATATCTAATTAAGGATCCAAGGACGATTTTATTCCCATTCGTCAATGGCTTTCACAAATTAGTACGGTTTAATATAGAATATTGTTATAGAGTAACGATTAGGAACACCAATAGTTTTTCTTGCAATTTAGTTTTGGATctcatatatttttatttaaaatgaaatatataaaattaaatactAAATTATACCAATTAACAGaagagaaatttgtgaaaataaCTTCTtcttttttaagtgattttgctcTCTGttctacttttgataatttttcgtAAAATTATCCCTACCTAAAATTCAATCCGTTGTTTAAATTTTCGACTACTTGTCTAAATTCTGAGAAGTCATattgtaaaaaattattaaaattagacTAGAGtgaaaaataactttaaaaaataagtcattATGCCAAAATGCTTATATAATAAggtattataaatattatataccTTACAGCAATGTACAAATTggtataatataatattagatcttataatatttgatatttaaattacaaaataatgatTATACTAATAAATATATGAGAAAATACTATTTTGGTATTATGTTTTTTATGAATACGCGATTGGTTcatttgttttgttaaataatattttttaatgttatattttacaaaatggatcaaaatagtactctAGAcctgatttttattaattataagatcaatttttAGGTCATTGGATATGAGATGGATTCACAATAGCGTAGAAGGTATTCGAGAAGCTGGAATGAAAGATTAtacttgaaaatattttgactaaaattgGGTCCACGATACTATTTAGAtctattttgcaaaacacaggatttgaattattatttaacaaaatacaaaggTTGATCGCGTATTCAGAAAAAATACAAAGGCCAAACTGATATTTTcactaaatatatatacaaattatataaatgtataaatttttctttaattttagaaGGAATCAATATAAATCTATACttgtaattataataaaaaaaaaatcaaatatacaagtaaaaattttagaaaaaaatcatGTTCACCCGAATGTCCTAACTCGGCAAATATTGTGTTATTGTGCACCATATTGTCATGTTTTaatcatttttaatttaatttctctCGACATCATATGAcattatgttatgttattttgTTCCTATTTTAAAGTTCATAATTTTTAACTCCTGCCTAGATTTGTGTGTTATTCTATTGTTTCTTAATCTTAATTAATgtgattttattttctaatttttattaGAGCATTATTATTAGTCACCAATAATGTCCAACACTACCGTAACCTGACGTCTTTTGAATCTGacatattttgaatgattaaaagTTTTTCAAGATAgtcattaaattaaaatatatgagaATTTAACTTTAAATTGCACTACCAGCAATATGGTACCCTTAGGTGGTGTTGGTATCACTCGTACGCTTTATCAATTCTCTTCTCACTAAACTTCTACTCTGTCCATCACACTTATATATGCGCACAAAAAAattctaatttttattaaatgcTACTCTGTCCATCCTACTTAAATATCCGCACAAAAATCATTTTCTAGAATCATTTTCTTCCTCATATATCATATGTTGTTACGAATActtatgatatatatttatatatactcgTTTTATAAGCATTAGTAAAATATTGTTTGATTTCAGATGCGAGTGAAAAAGAAAAACAGATACCCTTTTAACATGCACTAGTGAAACTCAATATGGGTGCAATTTTTACCTGGCTAGGGAACTTTTACTCATATAACTGCTTAAAAACTAGCTATACTAATCTAGGTGTGTAGGCACTAGCAAGCCAAGCTGGTGCACATGTATGAAAAGGGTTTGCATTTTTACCATATTCATGCACACACacagatatataaatataaatttatgtaAAGCTAAAAAGTTGTTCATGAAAAGTTAGGGACGGTGGAGAATGTCCCACCTAGCAAGTAAGCAAGTATTGCTACCATTGACTAGTAGTATGAAGTTTTGTAGAATCGAAGCATGACATGACATGTGTAAGTGCTTTAGTAAGAGACAACATATATACTGTAATGCCATTGGCTTGTATGGTTGTCTATATACATCAATGCTGGGGATGGCTCTGGTTTGGCTTTGGCCTCTACTCCTTGAAATGTAAGGGTTTGGGTCCACCAGCTGAATCATTAAAGAGTTGATGAGGTGGATATCACCTTATTGTCCAGCATTCATGGGGCAAACTATGCCAAAGAATTGCAGCCAATTTTAATTTGCTACTCTGTTTGTATAACTGAGATAGTTATACACTAAAGTTATGGTCTGGCGGGGGTCAGGGGTTACTTTTTTGCATGTGGTTTTCACAATTGTCACCCTAGATAGTTACTTAAGATCAAGTATTTTACGCTATTTAATGTCACATGAGACCAAATTTTGTCCCGTTATTTACATTTTATTAAATCGACAGTCGTTGAATTAATGCTTGAATTGATCAAAATATATAAAGCAAAGTGTGCACTATATAACCCTTGGATCAATGATTTGAACGATCAAAATGTTAATAATCCCTAGAAGTTAAGTACATCAATTCAAACTCATAGTACATTAATTTTATTCTAAGTACATAAAACAAAATGTACACTACTATATCGAGATGcatttcgtttttttttttttttttaaaaaggagaGAAAAATTCACTGCTAAATAGATtaaaaataatgagttattaagTCACAATTTTCAGCATCAAATAGATTAGTAAAGAAAGCTACAACTCATAACATAGCTTTGGCACATACTATATGTTCCCCTAGTGTTcgttttcttttatttatgctAAAAAACCGTGATGACTAACTAGATAAAGAATATTTATCACTAATATTGATCATTTAAAAATTGACACGCCTCCATTAGCTATACTTGGCCATAAAAAATAATTGCAAAATAATTCAGTGATTTGTTTAGCCTTTGACCAGTCTACAAATATGCCAGCTTATATATGTTTGGTTGATGAGATGTCATACATAAAAATATCTCCAGTTTTTTATTAAGTGCTGTTGGACATAGTAGTAATTTAAAAACTCGAAATTAGTTTTAACTTTTTTCATTCAGCATATAATGTGATCTGTATTATACTTTACAAATACACCTAAAAATGACATAGAAGGTCAGGTAGGTAACTAGCTTTTAGCAcgtcaatttttatttttttaagtttggaTATGCactatataaatgagagctagCTTTTCAAGACATATAATATTCTTACATACTAATATGCACCAAGTGTAATTTCATAATAACCCTTTAATTGTGGTCCAGTGCcttttttctattttaatattAGCATTCTTTAGTTAACCATCAAATATGTAAATTTTCTAGCCCAATTGTCCTATCCAAACATTAAACATAAGGTGGACTCGTAatcttactttttcttttctttattaatTTGTGTTATGAATGGGGATGGGGACCGATTGGAAGGGGCCTTTACCTCTTTCCCCTTCTTTTTTCCTTGTTTGGCTACGCGTtactttattcttttctttttcttttacaaaaTTCAGTACTCACATTCCTCATCTATTGTACAcctatttttatttgtttaaagaGCTGCTTCTTATAAGGTGGGCCTGGATCGACAGGGACATTATCATTCGAAGGATCCCATGTTTCCATAAAGAAGAAACCCGGTTGAATCCTTTAAAGTAGCCTATTGAATCTTCACAAGTGCACGACATTATTTATCATATTCCCTTACcaaaaaatttcaagaaaaagaTCCCCACACACACACCAACAATTTTCAGGTTATTTTACTCTTAAATGCATTCGTATAATTATAGCTCTGGTTTAGCCGGCACAAAAGTCAAAATGGGACAATGTAACTTTTGATACACATAATAGATTCTAATGAAATGTTTTTTTCTTAGTTCATAATTATCCAAAGTTTCCATAACCCTGCAACAATTAGTGGTCCACAAAAAAGGATTAAGAATAACGGTTACTCAAAGCTAAGTAGTATGCTCCATGAAATCTACCCTTTCTTTTTGGAGCCCAAGACGGTCAAAACGAGACATCATCTAAAGTAATTGAACGAGTTAAGAAAATGTTCAAAATCACTACAACCAGCTATTTGAAATTCTTTTGAATAATTAGAATAAACTTATGAGCAAAAAGACTATAGTAATGTATTCCAAGTGTTCCTAAAGCAATTTAGAATCAAGCAAACAGCAGAGCTACAAAGGAATTGAACAAAAAGATTAAAGAAGCATGCAGTGCACGACGATCAAGCTGTTCACTAAGTTGATATTTCAGTGGACTAGTTTTCTCAATACTGCTTCAGCACGCTGCTCAAACTTAGGCATGGCCCAATCATGCTGCATTATGTCAAGGTTGTCCTTCTCAGCACCTAAAttctgaagaagaaaaaaattgaatacGCAAACGAGTTAGTAATCTTGCTATGTTGGACGAAACTAATAGTTTTGTTTTGTTAGAATAGCATAAAGAAGTGATTTGCAGTCTCTTTGTGACTTTTGGATGATCGAATCCGCAATAAAAAAGGTGGGAGTTTCATGGATCCATTTCTTTCTCAAACAGCCTATTCCTTATCAAAACTACACAGGACCAAAATAATCTTGAAAAATGAATGCTTCAACAGTTGTAAATAGCTGCTAAGTACTAGTTCATTAATAAGGAAAAAGGTCAGTTACCCGTCctattaaaaaatagaaaaaagagaGGTAAAAGATCCTGTCATTCATATGATGTTACATGCTTATCATGAGAAGATAAATATAAGAATAGTGGCAATATGCATGCTGCTAATTCCTGAAATCATTGTACTTTGACCCTAGACAATTACTATACAACTTGAAGAAACCCTCGCACAACGCATCCTCCAAGATCTTGCGTAAGAGAAATAACATAAACACTAGAGTAAACAAAACACAGGTTAAGCCCTGAAAACATGATACAACGAAAATACTTATATAATAAAAAGGAAAGACATCCTTGAATCTTGATAGTGAAAATACTAAATCCCAAACCATTTATTTTTGTACCTTTGTTGGATCAAAGCCGAATCCTCCCATCTGCATCATACGCTGTGTGTCATCCATGGCTAGAACAAAGAATGGCAAAGATTAGTATATCAAGTTTATATTTTTATCACATTACTAATAGTTGTTTCTGATTTTTGGAAGGACACCTAGCATGCATAAGCAAGTTTGAAAAAGTATCAAGATataaaatttttttaaaacactaACCATTTTCTTCTCCCAGAATGAGACTAAATAAACCTCTTAATCCGAATAGATTGAGGAAGTACCTGATAAATAATGTCAAAAAAATTAGGAAAGCTCAACAATACTAAAACTCCAAAGACAGAAAAAATTTAGACAAAAAGAAAGACTACTTTAGTAACTATACTGCATGGAAGAATGACAAGTACCATGAGCGGCTACTGACATAGCTGACATCAACAGTGCTCAAATCAATCCCATTCTGTAACATGGACCTGAACCTCTGAGTCAGTGGAAATGGTATTTTGGCTGTCAAATGAAACAAAAACATTTTAGCTAAGGATAAAGCAATAAATAAGTGTTTGGATGTCAATGAAAAAGGTTAAAACAAGTTATTAGGATGTTAGGCCAATAACATAGCCACTCACTATAAAGTATGAATACTAACTAGAATCTAACCATCAAGAATATGGAAAGGAATATGGCAGAATCAAAGAACTATTTAAACTAAAGGAGCAATGGTCAGAATTATCATATAGAGCCAGAATAGTAGTATGAAAAAATGAACCAACAAGGCAATAACCAATCAAAAAAGCTCGAAATCACATTTCCAGATGATAGTGTAATACACATATAAATGAAGAAGATAATCACATAAGGGTGAAAACAAAAGGCAGGGAACAGGTTCTAACCTGCTACAAATCCAGAGAAGAAGAAGTTGACCCAAGCAAAAGTAAGAGTCTGGTGAAGAAGCAAGATATCTCAATATTAATCCAGGCAACAAGGCAATTAATTTGAACTAAGACAAGAAATTTTCAATACCTGGGGAATAATCATTGAAAGGTTTTTCTTCATCATGTCCATTGCCATATTTGGGTCAGAAAACATTTGTGCCTGTGGGTTCTGACCCTGTCCTTTCGGAACATATAATAACCCATTTTCCTGCCATCCGCAACATATTTAACTTCAATATTTTAAATGTGTAAAACATTGAGACATGTCACATATGAAATCGCATGCCAACTAAAGACTATCTAATTTCAGTTTAGCTCATCCTAATCTCTTCatgatgaaaataatattttCCTTTAACGACCAATGTCAAGGTTTAACTCACCCTACTAGAGCAATAAAATCTCAATTTGAGAATTGCAATTGATCCAATTCTCTCTTTAACAAAAGTCAACCAGAAAAGACTAAGCTCATGCAGCAACTCAACCTAGTGAAAAAGTAACATGATAACAAAGAATTCCATCTTTACTACCCTAATTACACACAGTTTTATTCAATGGTATTCAgtttcaaaataataaatttcttAATTAGCAATTACTTCGAGAGTAACAAAACACATCGCGAACCATAACACTAGACAAGCCACATAGGTAATTTataaaaaaacaacaacattAAACAGTCAAACCTCGTTACTGAAGTAAAATCTACGAGCGCGAAACGATTTAGGAGGAATGAAATTAGCACCAGCACGCAAATTTCGTGCCCTAACGACGACTTGCCTGAAATTCACCcccaaaaaatgaataaatataaAAAGCTTAAATGCATTTATGGTTGAGTAGATTAGAAGTGAGCGAACCCTTCTTTGACGATTTTTGGATCGGGGACTTGAAAGGAGCGCATGAGCTTAGAGACAAAATAGCGGAGAACTCCGATAAGGACCATGACCACCGAAAGAGGGATCAATACCCAATTTCTGATCGGTGTATCTAGCACGAGGTCTTCCGCCATGGCCGCCGGAGAAGGAAAATTCAGTGTGCTTGAGGAGGGGATTGTTTAACAGTCGTTTGTTTTTTGGATCTCTATATGTCCTCTGCTCTGCTAAGTCGTTTGTCGTTTTCTTTTTATTCGTCTCACAACTACGATGTAATATCTAGAAGGGTGTTATCGTCTTTTCATATACTcgttttctttcttttgtttttcttatttattcatttttgggTGATTATATTTACAGTacaaaatttaattaagaaacttcatttttattgaaaattaatatataatatatttttgggaattttttgGGACTCTTTTGTGTTCCTAActcatgaacagttttcggcgcaatttttgTATGACTATATATATTATAGTTTTTTAGAGCATTTGTTTTCAAAAgattctgaataatttactgtgttgaaaactaaattcaaacagGTTGTTGTACgcctaattaattttttaatgcaTGTGGAAAACACTatgtttgaactttgttttcggcactgtaaattatttgaaatttataaaaaatttgcAGATCCTCTAAATAACTATATTATACACAgccgtaaaaaaaaaaaaatcatgccgaaaactattcacagacGGAAACACAAAATAGCCCCGTCGATAAGGCTCTTTTCTAAGCCCTACCATAAAAACACTCTTATATTAATTTatgctcacatttttcttttttcatattctaaaaaatacatataaaaaatatacattttaaataaaataaaaattcaaacaaaaaaatataaaaaacatgTCAAGGTAagagtttttttctaaaaaattataaaacaagataaaataaaattattcaaaaaaatattgaaaaaaatgttaaaaattatttttttaattaatggggtacctaaatatatttttggggtgcaaatataatgtccatttatttagataacaatttatttttcttattctaGTTTAGaataatccaaataaataatgataattaTGAAATAATACAAaattctctcttttctttttagtttttcttttcttcacaAAATTTTACAAATGTGAAATTACGAGTGGAAACTTGTAAATTTTAACTTTCTTTTAAAAATTTCTATAGTGATAGTAGGttaaatttgtaaaattttataaGGACACACTCATTTTGCACACTcaaaatacacaaaataatgATGTGGCATGCATCTTaaaccatacaaaaaaatagtGAGTCTCACCTTAAATTTTTTTGAATGGTTTAAAATACATGTCACATCATTATATGCATTTTGGGTGTACAACATGAGTGTGCGCCTATCattattcttttattttgttgttgAGGGGGCCATTGAATAAGGCGAAACCAAACAAACAAACAACAAACTAGTCAACTGATAAAAAACAATTAGCCACAATTCAAGGGAAAGCACACCAAAACAGAAAAGCAAAGAAGAAACTAACAGACACAATGCGACCAAAGGGAGCTAAAACTAACAAACTCCAAGCAAAGATAACGAAAGTAAATTGCAAACTAAAAACATCAACATAACAAAGCATAAACCAAAATTAAGCAGAAAACTCTCTGTAATTGTCCAACAACAAATGGGGTAAGTGGTGGGGAGCTATATCTCCCCTTCCTTTCTCATTCGAAGAGCCCATCTAGCAAGATTGTGGGCTGCGAAGTTTGTCATTCTACTAATCCTGTGAATTTCCCAATTGGCAAAGTGTTTGTTAACTTCCCGAAAAAGTTTATGAGACATTTGGTATTTATGAGATGTAGGTATCTCCTCGTTAAAGAGGACTGAACTGAGGGTGCATCATCCGATTGAAAGATCACAAATTTCCAACCCCTGCTTCTAGCATACTTTGCTGCCTGGACTATGGTCATAGCCTCACCAAGAGCCACATTAGTTGAAGCAAAGTTGTAGTAGCTCAGACCCATGATTTCCTCCTAAGTGTTTATAGCCACGAGTGATAGATAATAGTTTTGCTTGCCCATAGCCACGTTCGTGTTGATCAGGATCTGCTCCTGCGAGGCTGAACGAGGCTGCCCGAACTCAATTTCCTGCGACACTCCAAACCGCTGTGGAGTAAGGGCACTCCTAGAAAAATATGAGTGGTTGTCTCAACTTGGGTTTGACAGAACATGCACATCTTATCATTGACTTGGATAATTTGGTTTAACCTCTCTTTAGTGGGAAGGATATCCATAATCATTTGCCACCAAAGGATCTTGAGTCTTTCCTGAATTCTACTTTTCCATAAAATATTCCAGACACGCTCCTCATTTTGGGATATATTTGGTTGGGTAACTATTAGTGGCATAGTAGATCttattgaaaattttccattaGCCTCTGGTTCCCATAACCAACTATCGTGGTTGTCTATAGATGAAAGCGCAATATTCTTGATCCTTAAAACATCAGCAGGTTAAAACAAATTGTCAATCATGTTATAGTTCCAGTCCCCATTGCAGATGAATGAACTAACCCATCTTACACATTCTTATGTATTCTATAGAGGGGTTGGATTGTATGTCCCACCTGGAACCCAATTATCAAACTAGATGGACGTAGATGTTCCATTACCTATTTTTTGACAGAGGCTTTTCAACAGGATAGGACGAGTACGAAGCAACGTCTTCCATATAAATGAATCTGATTGTCTTTCCTCCGCCTCAAAGAACATGTTGCCtttttaagtatttttaatgCATAAACCTTTTCCATAAACTATCAGGCGCCTTCACCAAGGATCAAGCTCTTTTTGTCATGAAAGCTTTATTTATGGATGATGTTTGCCTAAATCCAAGTTGGTCCATTTTTCTCGGCCTGCACAATATTCTTCAGGATAAGAGATGAAGCATTGTTTTCCCTTTGCTTTCTCCCCATCAGAATCCTCTCAGAGCCTTGTCAATTTTTttctgaggaagaggttgggatctgtaacgccctggttaccccagaacagttacggtgaacagtgaaccggaaatttgacccgctacccgagtcctttggttaaaaacgtgatctaagtgttattatcatgttaaggtgaaaaaccagtaaaaaggaaaggatacgtttcattaagtaaataaactgttcatgagcctttaaagcgtttacaagtagttcataatacaaaagggtcgctactgtttcaaatttacaatccccgccggcctaagcggcaaaaatagggtaaacccctagttcctctgagaactccttgaccgtggcagtcaagcggcccaatatgtacaccacatcgcccaagctctccactcagggttggttaagcttctcatttcctttacctgcaccacacaacacccatgagccaaggcccagcaagaaaacacaataaagcatgacataatgtcaacaatgatcataataatcattcaagaccaACAGTCCAATACAGATGGGTGACAATAGCAAAAGTCACAAaga
This genomic interval from Humulus lupulus chromosome 8, drHumLupu1.1, whole genome shotgun sequence contains the following:
- the LOC133794809 gene encoding uncharacterized protein LOC133794809; protein product: MAEDLVLDTPIRNWVLIPLSVVMVLIGVLRYFVSKLMRSFQVPDPKIVKEGQVVVRARNLRAGANFIPPKSFRARRFYFSNEENGLLYVPKGQGQNPQAQMFSDPNMAMDMMKKNLSMIIPQTLTFAWVNFFFSGFVAAKIPFPLTQRFRSMLQNGIDLSTVDVSYVSSRSWYFLNLFGLRGLFSLILGEENAMDDTQRMMQMGGFGFDPTKNLGAEKDNLDIMQHDWAMPKFEQRAEAVLRKLVH